In a single window of the Etheostoma spectabile isolate EspeVRDwgs_2016 chromosome 3, UIUC_Espe_1.0, whole genome shotgun sequence genome:
- the LOC116674705 gene encoding GTPase IMAP family member 8 isoform X2: MAASYGPEPSLSQVVLLLLGEKQSGKSSAGNTILGKPVFDKKTTRSYKENGTTFGIHVTVVDTPGWLSHASTPDMVSRELCRGLTLCHPEPHAILLVLPTTSTFGPEEWKAMEVQLRLLQTPIWPRAMVLFTHGDKLGHLPIQEHIRRQGRTLHWLLERCGNRYQVMSSQSRASEAQVTELFEKIQKMMEANKRAKYIRDRMYTQVRRDVSIKEDRSWRGRQEEIEMTVMHNVHDGRMGQRKQMAPGWLYLPRAGPVGFKPALGLILLGRRKSGKSSAGNTILESEEFQIDKKTTTCSVSHGEVSGRSVTVVDTPGWSLFGLANAKQVRTEISRSPSLCPVRSKVSFVLVVPVGSFREKDRRAVEMYLGVLGNDVWRTTVVLFTYGEELRGRTLEKHIEQTGEPLQWLLDRCGHRHQVLDTNPGDKTQVSQLLEMVEQL; encoded by the exons ATGGCAGCCTCTTACG GGCCAGAGCCAAGCCTGTCCCAAGTGGTTTTGCTGTTACTGGGTGAGAAACAAAGTGGGAAGAGCTCAGCAGGAAACACCATTCTGGGAAAACCAgtctttgacaaaaaaactacTCGCAGCTACAAAGAGAATGGCACCACCTTTGGGATACAT GTGACAGTGGTGGACACCCCAGGGTGGTTGTCCCACGCCTCCACTCCAGACATGGTATCCCGGGAGCTGTGTAGAGGTCTGACCCTCTGCCATCCAGAGCCCCATGCCATCCTGCTAGTGCTGCCCACCACCTCCACCTTCGGCCCAGAGGAGTGGAAGGCCATGGAGGTCCAGCTCAGACTGCTCCAAACCCCCATCTGGCCGCGAGCCATGGTCCTCTTCACCCATGGAGACAAATTAG GACACCTGCCTATACAAGAGCACATAAGGCGACAGGGTCGGACTCTTCATTGGCTGCTGGAGCGATGTGGCAACAGGTACCAGGTTATGAGCAGCCAGTCCAGGGCCTCAGAGGCTCAGGTCACAGAGCTCTTTGAAAAGATCCAGAAGATGATGGAGGCTAACAAGCGTGCCAAGTACATCAGGGATCGGATGTACACCCAGGTGAGACGAGATGTGAGCATCAAGGAGGACAGGAGTTGGCGAGGAAGACAAGAGGAGATAGAAATGACAGTGATGCACAATGTGCATGATGGAAGGATGGGACAAAGGAAGCAGATGGCCCCGGGATGGCTTTACCTGCCCAGAG CAGGGCCAGTTGGTTTTAAGCCTGCTCTTGGTCTCATTCTGCTGGGAAGGAGGAAGTCAGGGAAGAGCTCAGCAGGCAACACGATCTTGGAGAGCGAAGAGTTTCAGATTGACAAAAAGACCACCACGTGCTCTGTAAGCCATGGGGAAGTATCAGGGCGGTCTGTCACAGTGGTGGACACCCCCGGGTGGAGTCTGTTTGGTCTGGCCAATGCCAAGCAGGTCAGGACGGAGATCAGTCGGAGCCCCTCCCTCTGCCCTGTGAGGAGCAAAGTGTCATTCGTGCTGGTTGTACCGGTGGGCTCgttcagagagaaagacaggagaGCTGTGGAGATGTACCTCGGCGTTTTAGGGAATGATGTATGGAGAACCACTGTGGTGTTGTTCACCTATGGAGAGGAGCTGAGAGGAAGAACATTGGAGAAACACATCGAGCAGACCGGAGAGCCTCTACAGTGGCTGCTGGACAGATGTGGCCACCGGCATCAAGTGTTAGACACAAATCCAGGAGACAAGACTCAAGTCAGTCAGCTGCTGGAGATGGTGGAGCAACTATAA
- the LOC116674705 gene encoding GTPase IMAP family member 8 isoform X1, whose translation MAASYGPEPSLSQVVLLLLGEKQSGKSSAGNTILGKPVFDKKTTRSYKENGTTFGIHVTVVDTPGWLSHASTPDMVSRELCRGLTLCHPEPHAILLVLPTTSTFGPEEWKAMEVQLRLLQTPIWPRAMVLFTHGDKLGHLPIQEHIRRQGRTLHWLLERCGNRYQVMSSQSRASEAQVTELFEKIQKMMEANKRAKYIRDRMYTQVRRDVSIKEDRSWRGRQEEIEMTVMHNVHDGRMGQRKQMAPGWLYLPRGFPAGPVGFKPALGLILLGRRKSGKSSAGNTILESEEFQIDKKTTTCSVSHGEVSGRSVTVVDTPGWSLFGLANAKQVRTEISRSPSLCPVRSKVSFVLVVPVGSFREKDRRAVEMYLGVLGNDVWRTTVVLFTYGEELRGRTLEKHIEQTGEPLQWLLDRCGHRHQVLDTNPGDKTQVSQLLEMVEQL comes from the exons ATGGCAGCCTCTTACG GGCCAGAGCCAAGCCTGTCCCAAGTGGTTTTGCTGTTACTGGGTGAGAAACAAAGTGGGAAGAGCTCAGCAGGAAACACCATTCTGGGAAAACCAgtctttgacaaaaaaactacTCGCAGCTACAAAGAGAATGGCACCACCTTTGGGATACAT GTGACAGTGGTGGACACCCCAGGGTGGTTGTCCCACGCCTCCACTCCAGACATGGTATCCCGGGAGCTGTGTAGAGGTCTGACCCTCTGCCATCCAGAGCCCCATGCCATCCTGCTAGTGCTGCCCACCACCTCCACCTTCGGCCCAGAGGAGTGGAAGGCCATGGAGGTCCAGCTCAGACTGCTCCAAACCCCCATCTGGCCGCGAGCCATGGTCCTCTTCACCCATGGAGACAAATTAG GACACCTGCCTATACAAGAGCACATAAGGCGACAGGGTCGGACTCTTCATTGGCTGCTGGAGCGATGTGGCAACAGGTACCAGGTTATGAGCAGCCAGTCCAGGGCCTCAGAGGCTCAGGTCACAGAGCTCTTTGAAAAGATCCAGAAGATGATGGAGGCTAACAAGCGTGCCAAGTACATCAGGGATCGGATGTACACCCAGGTGAGACGAGATGTGAGCATCAAGGAGGACAGGAGTTGGCGAGGAAGACAAGAGGAGATAGAAATGACAGTGATGCACAATGTGCATGATGGAAGGATGGGACAAAGGAAGCAGATGGCCCCGGGATGGCTTTACCTGCCCAGAG GATTCCCAGCAGGGCCAGTTGGTTTTAAGCCTGCTCTTGGTCTCATTCTGCTGGGAAGGAGGAAGTCAGGGAAGAGCTCAGCAGGCAACACGATCTTGGAGAGCGAAGAGTTTCAGATTGACAAAAAGACCACCACGTGCTCTGTAAGCCATGGGGAAGTATCAGGGCGGTCTGTCACAGTGGTGGACACCCCCGGGTGGAGTCTGTTTGGTCTGGCCAATGCCAAGCAGGTCAGGACGGAGATCAGTCGGAGCCCCTCCCTCTGCCCTGTGAGGAGCAAAGTGTCATTCGTGCTGGTTGTACCGGTGGGCTCgttcagagagaaagacaggagaGCTGTGGAGATGTACCTCGGCGTTTTAGGGAATGATGTATGGAGAACCACTGTGGTGTTGTTCACCTATGGAGAGGAGCTGAGAGGAAGAACATTGGAGAAACACATCGAGCAGACCGGAGAGCCTCTACAGTGGCTGCTGGACAGATGTGGCCACCGGCATCAAGTGTTAGACACAAATCCAGGAGACAAGACTCAAGTCAGTCAGCTGCTGGAGATGGTGGAGCAACTATAA
- the gemin4 gene encoding gem-associated protein 4: MMNKDVAVLQGAFLLADKLCLPSSLSSLEKADWSRVGHLVLEAVREICGEDVTAAVSWIKKLVCAVWLKVLCRETGEDIETAWRENPFFSLQNGLPDVNHVVLLEVVRSMPAAQIFAQFLLCLPQSRICTELERLVQHVRSSPTREDDVRLFLEVWWELWKGRDEQEEGGEASIETMFGRQFARLLSESPSLSPQAAKRFKLDASEPAVRSPTADVLHILLHALKDIKDHITTTDLCLQALSISLDALYTAFLINQTVVLPTKDKMHILSKEVSIRDKKNEKVSPALIQEAQRDLRACHTPSQFQPSGMKLGEAMKIITEVSQFWQNSGLLKVHDSSSYSAFKLEQSVQRVLAALQKAKVPETMTDMDDQETAKNKLRGLLESLVFPATESAPGVNAIVTTTIISHRLEDYQDFAVLFASEQSCSACDELWVNCLENNQAAFQQHDTLIKLTSTLMSKLHSESPNVSQCRKLLKVTADIFSALSLEDKNKALAAMLRLSSRGFFGRSVPSAVAGGFEQELNMAFNCIIQGRGGASAATSQGNLNTAVSLVARVAFQNPEAALRSCCHSAIFNKGAFSLMAKILQQLPGVRGQRESKDEAQSKDDESRKAEEGVDGGKDALSGSALLCRCLQEMIKTKSLSANEKEQLLKYLGLLMMPVMTGDREEERRQSFLTPQEVVNIFVLPNLSTTGKSCFDIELSLQLLHTALSVDVQEPALSPHWVLDCSPFPLLYVLAQLLNQTLRCWEQPLDSTVHHWSMDTKELLLSVLTTLGQVVGAEVGAAPSSWSRALFWLHNKMEGLDWTIRFHLKPIWGEHFKNEVPSSLLTVCDLPEQEWSGLDLPQYGQGTGLLAWMECCSASDSLQSTMLSRLSLDQRRPDHVNMFSKGLLVALTQTLPWCSVPQWTRLLRVLRELITSSRLHVPFSLEYVDYLPLLDLRRFSCDLRLSVLLLRVLQLLCGSSCSHWLPADGWAHTGRLYAHAVREIMNSVRAKLPLPSSGALTVPASASPQTPVSRDSSPYHTSVKAPKMSKELQQAKGSPLKSKECQMEEEEEEEEVETVPSQEVLFVLSQLFCHVQHIQVMMPGGQCEPLFLSSLEILSHYEAIMAAFPHSSSPLESDNTRHFFSTITDNLENQEMKAVLQQKIAQLVSSAA; the protein is encoded by the exons ATGATGAACAAAG ATGTGGCTGTTCTTCAGGGTGCTTTCCTCCTGGCTGATAAACTGTGTCTCCCCTCATCCCTGTCCTCTCTTGAGAAAGCTGACTGGAGCAGGGTGGGACATTTGGTCCTGGAGGCAGTCAGAGAAATCTGTGGAGAGGATGTGACAGCGGCTGTCAGCTGGATAAAGAAATTAGTATGTGCTGTGTGGCTGAAGGTGTTGTGCAGGGAGACTGGAGAGGACATAGAAACGGCCTGGAGGGAGAACCCTTTCTTCTCCCTCCAGAACGGCCTCCCCGACGTCAACCATGTTGTCCTGCTGGAAGTGGTGAGGTCGATGCCAGCTGCTCAGATATTTGCCCAATTCCTCTTGTGTCTTCCTCAATCTCGGATCTGTACTGAGCTTGAAAGGCTAGTGCAACACGTGAGGAGCAGCCCTACTAGAGAGGATGATGTTCGACTTTTTCTGGAGGTGTGGTGGGAACTGTGGAAAGGCAGAGatgagcaggaagagggaggagaggctAGCATAGAGACGATGTTCGGCAGACAATTTGCTCGTTTGTTGTCTGAGTCTCCAAGTCTGTCCCCTCAGGCTGCCAAGAGGTTCAAGCTAGACGCATCAGAGCCAGCCGTACGGTCGCCAACCGCTGATGTCCTGCACATTCTCCTTCATGCACTTAAAGATATAAAAGATCACATAACTACAACAGACCTTTGCCTCCAGGCCCTCTCCATTTCTCTTGATGCTCTGTACACAGCATTCCTGATCAACCAAACGGTCGTGCTTCCCACCAAAGACAAGATGCACATCCTGTCTAAAGAAGTCAGCATCAGGGACaagaaaaatgagaaagtgaGTCCTGCACTTATTCAGGAGGCTCAGAGAGACCTACGTGCGTGTCACACACCATCGCAGTTTCAACCCAGCGGGATGAAGCTTGGAGAAGCTATGAAGATTATAACAGAAGTTTCTCAGTTTTGGCAAAACAGTGGGCTCCTGAAAGTGCACGACAGCTCTAGCTACTCAGCATTCAAACTAGAGCAAAGTGTCCAGAGAGTGCTGGCAGCTCTACAGAAAGCCAAAGTACCTGAAACTATGACTGACATGGATGATCAGGAGACGGCGAAGAATAAACTCAGAGGTTTGCTGGAGTCGCTGGTGTTCCCTGCCACAGAGAGCGCCCCTGGTGTGAACGCAATTGTCACCACGACCATCATCAGTCACCGCCTGGAGGACTATCAGGATTTTGCGGTGTTATTTGCCAGTGAGCAGAGTTGTTCCGCCTGTGATGAGCTCTGGGTAAACTGCTTGGAAAACAACCAAGCAGCGTTCCAGCAGCACGACACATTGATCAAACTAACCTCCACCCTCATGAGCAAACTCCACAGTGAGAGCCCAAATGTTAGCCAGTGCAGGAAGCTGCTGAAAGTCACTGCAGACATTTTCTCTGCGCTTTCCTTAGAAGACAAGAACAAAGCGTTGGCTGCCATGTTGAGACTGTCCAGCAGGGGGTTCTTTGGGCGCTCTGTCCCCTCCGCTGTGGCCGGCGGGTTTGAACAGGAGCTCAACATGGCCTTCAACTGCATCATCCAAGGACGGGGTGGAGCGTCGGCGGCAACATCGCAGGGCAATCTGAACACAGCAGTCTCTCTAGTAGCTCGAGTTGCGTTTCAGAACCCAGAAGCAGCTTTGAGGTCTTGTTGTCATTCAGCTATTTTCAACAAAGGCGCTTTCTCTCTTATGGCTAAGATCCTGCAGCAGCTGCCTGGAGTCAGAGGACAGAGGGAAAGTAAAGACGAAGCTCAAAGTAAGGACGATGAAAGCAGAAAAGCAGAAGAAGGTGTAGATGGAGGAAAGGATGCACTGAGTGGCAGCGCTCTACTCTGCAGGTGTCTACAGGAGATGATCAAGACCAAATCGTTGTCAGCAAATGAGAAGGAGCAGCTCCTCAAGTATCTGGGTCTGCTGATGATGCCTGTCATGAcaggggacagagaggaagaaCGGAGGCAAAGCTTTCTGACACCTCAGGAGGTCGTCAACATCTTCGTCCTGCCCAACCTCTCCACTACGG GTAAAAGCTGCTTTGATATAGAATTGAGTCTGCAACTACTCCACACTGCTTTGTCTGTGGACGTCCAGGAACCAGCTTTGTCTCCTCACTGGGTGCTGGACTGCTCTCCCTTCCCCCTTCTCTATGTCCTGGCCCAGCTGCTCAACCAGACGCTGAG ATGTTGGGAGCAACCACTAGACAGCACTGTCCACCACTGGTCCATGGACACCAAGGAGCTGCTGTTGTCAGTGCTGACCACGCTGGGGCAGGTGGTGGGTGCTGAGGTGGGTGCGGCCCCCAGCAGCTGGTCCAGAGCTTTGTTCTGGCTCCACAACAAAATGGAGGGACTGGACTGGACTATTCGTTTCCACCTAAAGCCCATTTGGGGCGAACACTTTAAAAACGAGGTTCCGTCGTCTCTGCTGACTGTATGTGATCTACCTGAGCAG GAGTGGTCAGGTTTGGACCTGCCTCAGTATGGCCAGGGTACAGGTCTTTTGGCCTGGATGGAGTGCTGCTCTGCATCAGACTCCCTGCAGTCCACCATGTTGTCCCGTCTCTCCCTGGACCAGCGCCGGCCCGACCACGTCAACATGTTCAGCAAAGGCCTGCTGGTGGCTCTGACCCAGACACTGCCCTGGTGCTCGGTCCCCCAGTGGACCAGACTGCTGAGAGTCCTGAGGGAGCTGATCACCTCAAGTCGCCTCCACGTTCCCTTCTCGCTCGAGTACGTGGACTATCTGCCCCTCCTGGATCTGAGGAGGTTTTCATGCGATCTCCGCCTGTCTGTACTCCTGCTTCGAGTCCTTCAGCTGCTCTGCGGGTCCAGCTGCTCCCACTGGCTGCCAGCAGACGGCTGGGCACACACTGGCAGGTTATACGCCCACGCTGTGAGGGAGATTATGAACTCCGTAAGAGCCAAGCTGCCTCTTCCTTCATCTGGTGCTTTGACTGTTCCTGCTTCAGCGTCCCCTCAAACACCTGTATCTAGAGACTCCAGCCCTTATCACACTTCAGTCAAAGCTCCTAAAATGTCCAAAGAGCTTCAACAAGCAAAAGGCTCTCCTCTGAAATCCAAAGAGTGCcaaatggaggaggaggaggaggaagaggaggtggagaCAGTTCCCAGCCAAGAAGTCCTTTTTGTACTCAGCCAGCTCTTCTGCCATGTTCAGCACATCCAG GTGATGATGCCAGGAGGCCAGTGTGAACCCTTGTTCCTGTCCAGTCTGGAGATCCTCAGCCACTATGAGGCTATCATGGCCGCTTTCCCACACAGCAGCAGCCCGCTGGAAAGCGACAACACCCGCCACTTCTTCTCCACCATCACAGACAACCTGGAGAACCAGGAGATGAAGGCTGTCCTGCAGCAGAAGATCGCTCAGCTTGTGTCATCAGCAGCTTAA
- the dhrs13b.2 gene encoding tapasin: MSLILKILSCLYLCAAVQCVHQVSWLPCQFTDEHVFVNNEGHTETQLIHREAMLQFGKKGDTPVNPHYLTFLITGSKLDLQRYMEGVEAEQLECELRRYSTQGIHVRWPVMGAKEYNHWFSCTLRHAKGLFTVTGFLRRPSDQSPPGQQDYRKWPAIGDREILTTTVALVIKTQSPSVRTGLGSQQKLHCQFAVDHKGPNVTVEWHWQHRGERARLFSHTSRTGQTQGSGVGLRSLAAGDASYSLPFTKMSSEGTYVCSVSVAPLFVSLDISLHIEEPPRVSLNTGSTLSLQEGQEQKVACEAESYYPLDVEIVWHVQDPAVSGQRVGAPLPTVLQNVLLSSHKHNLDKTYSLTAFFYLQASVRDSGRQFTCSVSHQSLRVPIKKSFILTVEEPISWMFYLTVCIIMVTLVVVLCVLLRYLHSGKKQFTQKKPY, from the exons ATGAGTCTAATCTTAAAGATACTTAGTTGCTTGTATCTATGTGCAG CTGTCCAGTGTGTCCATCAGGTGTCATGGCTGCCCTGTCAGTTCACTGATGAACATGTGTTTGTGAATAACGAGGGTCACACTGAGACTCAGCTCATCCACAGAGAGGCTATGCTGCAGTTTGGTAAAAAAGGAGACACTCCTGTTAACCCACATTACCTCACTTTCCTGATCACCG GATCTAAGTTGGACCTGCAGCGGTACATGGAGGGAGTGGAAGCAGAGCAGTTGGAGTGTGAGCTGCGTAGGTACAGTACACAGGGCATCCATGTCCGCTGGCCAGTCATGGGGGCCAAAGAGTACAACCACTGGTTCAGCTGCACGCTCAGACACGCCAAGGGCCTGTTCACTGTCACCGGCTTCCTCAGACGCCCATCTGACCAATCCCCCCCAGGACAGCAGGACTACCGCAAGTGGCCTGCCATCGGCGACAGAGAGATACTCACCACAACAG TTGCCCTGGTCATTAAAACACAATCTCCATCAGTGAGAACAGGCCTTGGCTCCCAACAAAAGCTCCACTGCCAGTTTGCTGTTGACCACAAAGGACCAAACGTCACTGTGGAGTGGCACTGGCAGCATCGTGGAGAGAGAGCCAGACTCTTCAGTCACACCAGCCGCACAGGACAGACCCAGGGGTCGGGGGTTGGGCTGAGGAGCCTAGCAGCCGGGGATGCCTCCTATAGCCTCCCCTTCACCAAGATGAGCAGTGAAGGGACGTACGTTTGTTCGGTGTCAGTGGCTCCGCTGTTCGTCAGTCTGGATATAAGTCTGCATATTGAAG AGCCTCCTCGTGTCTCCCTCAACACCGGCTCCACTCTCTCGCTGCAGGAGGGCCAGGAGCAGAAGGTTGCTTGTGAGGCAGAGAGTTACTACCCTCTGGATGTGGAGATAGTTTGGCATGTGCAAGACCCGGCAGTGTCAGGCCAGAGGGTCGGCGCCCCTCTCCCCACGGTGCTCCAGAACGTTCTGCTGTCGAGCCACAAACACAACCTGGACAAGACCTACTCGCTGACGGCTTTCTTCTACCTCCAGGCTTCCGTCAGGGACTCAGGGAGACAGTTCACATGCAGCGTCTCCCATCAGTCCCTGAGAGTGCCCATCAAAAAGAGCTTCATTCTGACTGTTGAGG AGCCAATCAGCTGGATGTTTTACCTCACTGTTTGCATCATAATGGTCACACTGGTGGTCGtcctgtgtgtgctgctgcgttACCTGCACTCAG GCAAGAAACAGTTTACGCag AAGAAGCCATACTGA
- the LOC116674783 gene encoding TLC domain-containing protein 3A, whose translation MFTALVCGAVVFPGLFYSFRKVLKYTFTHWSDADVVSVSERLVSAIHASLATAAGVTVVTSCRDVMTDSHWLVNWFVLFGAPYMANDIYAMYLSRYHTQKARGNSSLYSGHSLQTVKALLLKDRMLVLHHLVLLFIFLPITLFFRRGLGDFFIGCLFITEFSTPFVSIGKILIQLGLDDTRLHRINGIIVLLSFFACRILVFPFMYWMYGQQFGIPLHRVVFHLPLHCNVGNLVILAPQIYWFTLLLRKANRLYLRQKGGNGDRNKDRPKTD comes from the exons ATGTTTACTGCGTTGGTTTGTGGAGCTGTGGTGTTTCCAGGGCTTTTCTACAGCTTTAGGAAAGTACTGAAATACACTTTCACACACTGGAGTGACGCCGACGTGGTTTCTGTCAGTGAGAG GCTGGTGTCCGCTATCCATGCTTCTTTGGCTACTGCGGCTGGAGTCACAGTTGTGACTTCCTGCAGGGACGTCATGACTGACAG TCACTGGCTGGTCaattggtttgttttgttcGGAGCTCCCTATATGGCCAACGACATCTATGCCATGTATCTGAGCCGCTACCATACTCAGAAGGCCAGAGGTAATTCCAGCTTATACAGCGGCCACTCTCTTCAGACAGTGAAGGCTCTCCTCCTGAAGGACAGGATGTTGGTACTCCATCACCTGGTGCTGCTTTTCATTTTCCTGCCTATCACTCTG TTCTTCAGAAGGGGACTGGGTGATTTCTTCATCGGCTGCTTGTTCATCACAGAGTTCAGCACTCCTTTCGTCTCTATAGGAAAGATTCTCATCCAG CTGGGCCTTGATGACACCAGGCTGCACAGGATCAATGGCATCATTGTCCTCTTGAGTTTCTTTGCGTGTCGGATCTTGGTCTTCCCCTTCATGTACTGGATGTACGGCCAGCAGTTTGGGATTCCCCTGCACAGAGTTGTCTtccatctgcctctgcactgCAACGTGGGTAACCTGGTGATCCTGGCTCCACAGATCTACTGGTTTACTCTGCTGCTGAGGAAAGCTAACAGACTCTACCTGCGACAGAAGGGAGGGAATGGAGACAGAAACAAAGACAGGCCAAAGACAGACTGA